A single genomic interval of Pseudomonas sp. FeN3W harbors:
- a CDS encoding cation diffusion facilitator family transporter, with protein sequence MAHEHNHNTEAMGDKRLIAAIGVNTALTLAQVVGGILSGSLSLIADALHNLSDAASLVIALIARKIGRKPPDAFKTFGYRRSETIAALINLVTLIIVGLYLIYEAIGRFFSPQPIEGWTVVVVAGIALIVDIATALLTYTMSKNSMNIKAAFLHNVSDALASVGVIIAGTLILLYGWYWTDTVLTLMIAGYVLWQGFSMLPKTIHLLMEGAPEGVSIADIINIMEHVNDVVSVHHVHVWEIAEHTIALEAHVVIKKASLPDIERVKTDLKRVLHEQFKVSHSTLEMELDGSVCIDTRQADSHRSEA encoded by the coding sequence ATGGCTCACGAACATAACCATAACACCGAAGCCATGGGTGATAAGCGTTTAATCGCAGCTATTGGCGTTAATACTGCACTAACTCTGGCACAAGTTGTTGGCGGGATACTTTCTGGGAGCTTATCGCTCATAGCGGATGCACTACACAACTTGAGCGATGCTGCATCACTGGTTATTGCGCTCATCGCACGTAAGATCGGCCGCAAACCGCCAGATGCTTTTAAAACCTTTGGCTACCGACGCAGTGAAACCATAGCGGCTTTGATTAACTTGGTCACGCTGATTATCGTTGGTCTCTACCTCATCTACGAAGCTATAGGTCGGTTTTTTTCCCCACAGCCCATTGAAGGATGGACAGTGGTCGTGGTGGCGGGAATAGCCTTGATTGTAGATATCGCTACGGCCTTGCTCACCTACACAATGTCTAAGAATAGCATGAATATAAAGGCGGCATTCTTGCACAACGTGTCGGATGCGTTGGCCTCCGTCGGCGTTATTATTGCCGGAACATTGATCCTCCTGTATGGCTGGTATTGGACAGATACTGTCCTGACGCTGATGATTGCTGGTTACGTGCTATGGCAGGGCTTTAGCATGCTACCTAAAACCATTCACTTGTTGATGGAGGGCGCGCCAGAAGGAGTTTCCATCGCCGACATAATCAATATCATGGAACATGTAAACGACGTTGTGAGTGTTCACCACGTACACGTATGGGAAATCGCTGAGCATACAATCGCACTGGAAGCACATGTTGTCATCAAGAAGGCTAGCCTGCCCGATATTGAACGAGTAAAGACTGATTTAAAACGAGTACTTCATGAGCAATTCAAAGTCAGCCACTCGACACTTGAAATGGAGCTAGACGGCAGTGTTTGTATCGACACCAGGCAGGCCGACAGTCATCGCAGCGAAGCATAA
- a CDS encoding CusA/CzcA family heavy metal efflux RND transporter, with amino-acid sequence MFERIIRFSIEHRWLVMLAVLGMAALGAYSYQKLPIDAVPDITNVQVQINTAAPGYSPLEVEQRITYPLETVMAGLPKLEQTRSLSRYGLSQITVIFEEGTDIYFARQLVNERLGGAKDQLPEGVTPTLGPISTGLGEIYFWTVEAEDGATKSDGTPYTSADLREIQDWIIKPQVRNVPGVTEINTIGGYAKEYQIAPNPDTLRSFGLTLQDLIEAVEQNNNNLGAGYIEKRGEQYLVRAPGQMQSVEDIRNTLISNVDGTPVRIRDVATVEVGKELRTGAATENGREVVLGTAFMLIGENSRVVSRAVDDKMKEINLSLPEGVKAITVYDRTVLVDKAISTVKKNLTEGAILVVVILFLFLGNIRAAILTALVIPLAMLFTFTGMVANEVSANLMSLGALDFGIIIDGAVVIVENCVRRLAHAQSHHGRALTLSERLHEVFAAAKEVRRPLLYGQLIIMIVYLPIFALTGVEGKMFTPMAFTVVTALFGAMILSVTFVPAAVALFIGKRVTEKENFLIRNAKRAYAPAFDAVMSNKPVVLTFAVVAVVLSGLVGARMGSEFVPSLNEGDFAIQALRVPATSLSQSVEMQQQLERKLMDEFPEIERIFARTGTAEVASDAMPPNISDGYVMLKPQEQWPDPGKSRDELLSEVQASAAELPGNNYEFSQPIQLRFNELISGVRAAVAVKIYGDDMEVLNSTAAEVSEVLGQVPGASEVTVEQTTGLPMLTIDIDRDQIARYGLSLDTVQQAVAVAIGGREVGTLFQGDRRFDIVVRLPDEIRSDLAAIERLPIALPRELNSAISYIPLGEVATLDLAPGPNQISREEGKRRIVVSANVRGRDIGSFVSEAEQKIQAQVDIPSGYWIDWGGTFEQLESATKRLQIVVPVALLLVFILLFMMFNNVKDGLLVFTGIPFALTGGIVALWLRDIPLSISAGVGFIALSGVAVLNGLVMISFIRSLREQGLPLGTAIREGALTRLRPVLMTALVASLGFVPMALNVGTGAEVQRPLATVVIGGILSSTVLTLLVLPLLYQLAHRREDELEEQEIALAADRTS; translated from the coding sequence GTGTTCGAACGTATCATTCGTTTTTCTATCGAGCATCGCTGGTTGGTTATGCTAGCCGTGCTTGGCATGGCAGCGTTAGGAGCTTACAGCTACCAAAAGCTGCCTATCGATGCTGTCCCGGATATCACCAACGTACAGGTGCAAATCAACACTGCGGCGCCAGGTTATTCCCCGCTGGAAGTGGAGCAGCGTATTACCTACCCGCTCGAGACGGTAATGGCTGGGCTGCCCAAGCTCGAGCAGACCCGTTCCTTGTCTCGATATGGACTTTCTCAGATCACAGTTATTTTTGAGGAAGGCACTGACATCTATTTTGCCCGCCAACTTGTGAATGAGCGCTTGGGAGGGGCCAAAGATCAGCTTCCGGAAGGCGTCACTCCAACACTTGGCCCTATTTCCACTGGGCTTGGCGAAATCTATTTTTGGACGGTTGAAGCTGAGGACGGTGCCACCAAATCGGACGGTACGCCTTATACCTCTGCTGACTTGCGTGAGATTCAAGATTGGATCATCAAACCGCAAGTCCGCAATGTACCAGGCGTAACTGAGATCAATACGATCGGAGGATATGCAAAGGAATATCAGATCGCCCCCAACCCAGACACTTTGCGGTCGTTTGGACTAACACTACAAGATTTGATCGAGGCGGTTGAGCAAAACAATAACAATCTAGGTGCCGGATATATTGAAAAACGCGGCGAGCAGTATCTTGTTCGTGCTCCAGGACAAATGCAATCAGTAGAGGACATCCGCAATACCCTTATTAGCAACGTTGACGGTACCCCAGTACGTATCCGCGACGTTGCGACGGTAGAGGTTGGAAAGGAGCTCCGTACTGGCGCAGCCACCGAGAATGGCCGCGAAGTGGTTCTAGGTACGGCTTTCATGCTTATCGGTGAAAATAGCCGGGTAGTTTCTAGGGCTGTCGATGACAAGATGAAAGAGATAAACCTTTCGCTTCCAGAGGGCGTAAAGGCGATTACTGTCTACGATCGAACTGTACTCGTAGACAAAGCTATATCCACCGTTAAGAAGAACCTCACTGAGGGTGCCATTCTTGTTGTGGTTATACTTTTTCTCTTCTTGGGCAATATCCGTGCGGCGATCCTAACCGCACTTGTTATACCGCTGGCGATGCTCTTTACGTTCACCGGCATGGTAGCCAACGAGGTCAGCGCCAACCTGATGAGCTTAGGCGCATTGGATTTCGGCATCATTATCGATGGTGCCGTGGTGATTGTTGAGAACTGCGTGCGTCGACTTGCTCACGCTCAGTCCCATCACGGGCGGGCATTAACGCTGTCCGAACGGCTTCATGAAGTGTTCGCTGCGGCAAAGGAAGTGCGTCGGCCTCTACTCTATGGGCAGCTGATCATTATGATCGTATATCTGCCGATATTCGCCCTTACAGGGGTAGAAGGTAAGATGTTCACGCCCATGGCGTTTACCGTAGTGACAGCGCTATTCGGGGCGATGATTCTCTCGGTGACGTTCGTCCCGGCAGCCGTTGCGCTCTTTATCGGCAAGCGTGTTACAGAGAAGGAAAACTTTCTAATCCGCAATGCTAAACGGGCCTACGCACCTGCATTCGATGCGGTGATGTCCAACAAGCCAGTAGTGCTCACCTTTGCCGTTGTTGCAGTTGTACTTTCCGGCCTCGTAGGGGCACGTATGGGCAGTGAATTCGTGCCTAGCCTCAACGAGGGGGACTTCGCTATCCAAGCCCTTCGTGTACCGGCTACCAGCCTTAGTCAGTCTGTCGAGATGCAGCAGCAGCTGGAGCGAAAGCTCATGGATGAGTTTCCGGAGATCGAGCGGATTTTTGCGCGCACAGGCACTGCGGAGGTGGCATCCGATGCCATGCCTCCAAACATCTCTGACGGGTACGTCATGCTGAAGCCACAAGAGCAGTGGCCGGATCCAGGCAAGTCGCGCGACGAACTCTTAAGCGAGGTCCAAGCATCCGCCGCTGAGTTACCGGGCAATAACTACGAGTTTTCCCAGCCTATTCAGCTGCGTTTCAACGAGTTGATTTCCGGTGTTCGTGCCGCTGTAGCCGTGAAAATCTATGGTGATGACATGGAGGTTCTTAACAGCACGGCGGCGGAAGTGTCCGAGGTGCTAGGACAAGTACCAGGCGCCTCCGAGGTTACGGTCGAGCAAACGACTGGCCTTCCTATGCTCACGATTGATATCGATCGCGATCAAATCGCACGATACGGCCTGAGTTTAGATACTGTACAGCAAGCGGTTGCAGTAGCCATCGGGGGCCGAGAGGTAGGCACCTTGTTTCAAGGAGACCGGCGTTTCGATATCGTAGTTCGTTTACCGGACGAGATACGAAGCGATCTCGCCGCAATTGAGAGGCTCCCAATTGCCCTTCCAAGGGAATTAAACAGCGCCATAAGTTATATCCCCCTCGGCGAGGTGGCCACTCTGGATTTGGCCCCCGGTCCGAATCAGATCAGTAGAGAGGAAGGGAAACGGCGAATTGTCGTTAGTGCAAACGTCCGTGGTCGGGACATTGGATCATTCGTATCTGAGGCAGAACAGAAAATCCAGGCCCAGGTAGATATCCCGTCAGGTTATTGGATCGACTGGGGCGGTACCTTTGAGCAGCTTGAATCTGCAACGAAGCGGCTGCAGATTGTCGTCCCTGTGGCGCTGCTCCTGGTGTTCATTCTGCTTTTCATGATGTTCAACAATGTCAAAGACGGCTTGTTGGTGTTTACAGGGATTCCATTTGCGCTCACCGGAGGCATTGTTGCGCTGTGGCTGAGAGATATCCCATTGTCCATTTCAGCAGGAGTTGGCTTTATTGCTCTGTCGGGCGTCGCCGTTCTAAATGGCCTGGTAATGATCTCCTTCATCCGTAGCCTACGGGAGCAAGGTTTACCTCTGGGCACCGCGATCCGCGAGGGCGCTCTGACCCGGCTACGGCCGGTATTGATGACAGCCTTGGTGGCTTCACTCGGGTTCGTTCCGATGGCCTTGAATGTGGGTACCGGTGCAGAGGTACAGCGCCCCCTTGCGACGGTGGTGATCGGGGGGATTCTCTCCTCAACGGTGCTAACGCTATTGGTACTGCCGTTGCTCTACCAGCTGGCTCATCGGCGCGAAGACGAATTGGAGGAGCAAGAAATCGCGTTGGCCGCTGACAGAACAAGCTAG
- a CDS encoding efflux RND transporter periplasmic adaptor subunit, translating to MTSKSNTSSLAVHKKQIFWIVVILGVALVLGGLLLSSSPAVPNASDAHGEHGGASEHEDEGHSDENTEAEGGHGHDEEGADSDHEVGAAEKDEHDDGPEGAAHAEAAEVELSETQILAAGISLATAQPAQIKSAIELPGEITFNQDRTAQVVPRLSGVVEAVKVDLGEQVKQGQVLAVIASTDLSERRSEFYAAQKRLALAQKTYRREKELWEERISAEQDYLQAQQALREAELTVANAKAQLQALGSDAGKPDALSRYELRAPFDGMIVEKDITLGESVNTDDQIFIISDLSTVWADISVPANALSAVRVGSNAVIEATAFESSANGTVSYVGSLVGQQSRAATARVTLPNPEGVWRPGLFVKVRVGSGGVSVPVAVKPDAIHTLEDNPVVFVRTDHGFAAQPIVTGRSDSEAVEIKEGLQAGARYALDNSFIIKSELGKASASHAH from the coding sequence ATGACAAGTAAATCGAACACATCTTCCTTGGCTGTTCACAAAAAACAGATTTTTTGGATCGTCGTCATATTAGGCGTGGCACTGGTGCTTGGTGGATTACTTCTTAGCAGTAGTCCTGCCGTGCCCAATGCGAGCGACGCGCATGGCGAGCATGGTGGCGCTTCGGAGCATGAAGATGAAGGGCATTCGGATGAGAATACCGAAGCCGAAGGAGGTCATGGCCATGATGAAGAAGGCGCCGATAGCGATCACGAGGTCGGTGCGGCAGAGAAAGATGAGCATGACGATGGCCCTGAGGGAGCGGCGCACGCTGAAGCAGCAGAGGTTGAACTCTCTGAGACCCAAATCCTAGCCGCGGGCATCTCGCTAGCAACCGCTCAGCCTGCGCAGATAAAAAGCGCAATCGAGCTGCCTGGCGAAATTACATTCAACCAAGACCGCACAGCGCAAGTTGTGCCTCGTCTCTCAGGTGTCGTTGAAGCGGTCAAAGTCGATTTGGGCGAACAGGTCAAACAGGGGCAAGTGCTTGCTGTGATCGCGAGTACCGACCTGTCGGAACGTAGAAGCGAGTTCTACGCGGCACAAAAACGTCTTGCATTGGCTCAGAAAACCTATCGACGCGAAAAGGAGCTATGGGAAGAGCGTATTTCTGCAGAACAGGATTATTTACAGGCACAACAGGCTCTACGGGAAGCAGAGCTGACTGTTGCGAATGCAAAAGCACAGCTACAAGCGCTTGGCAGTGATGCTGGCAAGCCAGACGCATTGAGCCGCTACGAACTCAGGGCGCCGTTCGATGGGATGATCGTTGAGAAGGACATCACGCTCGGCGAGTCAGTCAATACCGACGACCAGATATTCATCATTTCCGATCTCTCTACCGTTTGGGCAGATATCAGCGTTCCTGCCAATGCACTCAGCGCGGTACGAGTCGGCAGCAATGCCGTTATCGAGGCCACAGCATTCGAGTCCAGTGCCAATGGAACCGTTTCTTATGTCGGCTCACTTGTTGGTCAGCAAAGCCGCGCCGCTACCGCCCGGGTCACGCTTCCGAACCCGGAAGGTGTTTGGCGTCCCGGCCTGTTCGTCAAAGTGCGGGTAGGCTCTGGCGGAGTGTCCGTGCCGGTTGCAGTCAAGCCCGATGCGATCCACACGTTGGAAGATAATCCGGTGGTGTTTGTACGGACCGACCATGGCTTTGCTGCTCAGCCAATCGTGACTGGTCGCAGCGATAGTGAAGCGGTCGAAATCAAGGAAGGCCTCCAGGCCGGAGCGCGCTATGCCTTGGATAACAGCTTCATCATCAAGTCCGAGCTTGGCAAAGCCAGCGCCTCGCATGCTCACTGA
- a CDS encoding TolC family protein produces MRKVLLPLGLSMLSCNLAFAQPLELPTFTQTLPVSVSNTFPVESVDSISFVRALELASSASPELAAARRELAASRALISQAGARPNPILSASQEGIRGDAPETTLELSQEIELGGKRSARIEAAQRAMDVAAADLQDAQARLRGAVMGAYYDVLTAQERLELAQAASKLAKQAVNVANRRVRAGMVSPVEETRARVAATGVQVELAQATAELEAARTRLAANWGNPQPRFERVLEPAEAVPPLPELAELYSRLSDSAQLTRARREAERRRAALELERTNRFSNVTVSVGAQRSDEYNGTLGLVSISMPLPLFDRNQGNIGAAQERAYQAQDELNAVHIRLKSELSQAHMRLRTARQQFELLRNDMLPSAQSAYEAANKGFELGKFTFLDVLDAQRTLFQARSQYLSALSQANQAAAEISRIVGDGSAVITSATQP; encoded by the coding sequence GTGCGAAAAGTTCTTTTACCGCTGGGGTTGTCGATGTTGTCGTGCAATCTCGCCTTTGCGCAACCCTTAGAGTTGCCGACCTTCACACAGACCTTACCTGTCAGTGTGTCAAATACCTTCCCCGTTGAGTCTGTCGACTCCATAAGCTTTGTACGCGCCTTGGAACTCGCTAGCTCTGCAAGCCCTGAACTGGCTGCTGCAAGACGTGAGCTGGCTGCTTCTCGCGCATTGATTAGCCAAGCCGGAGCGCGTCCGAATCCAATATTGTCCGCTAGCCAGGAGGGAATCCGAGGTGATGCCCCCGAGACGACGCTTGAGCTGAGCCAAGAAATAGAGCTGGGTGGTAAACGTTCGGCTCGTATTGAGGCAGCGCAACGCGCCATGGACGTAGCGGCCGCCGACCTACAGGACGCTCAAGCTCGACTGAGGGGGGCAGTGATGGGCGCATACTACGATGTGCTTACTGCTCAAGAACGGCTGGAGCTCGCTCAGGCTGCTTCAAAGCTTGCGAAGCAAGCAGTGAACGTGGCCAATCGGCGTGTGAGGGCCGGCATGGTTTCTCCCGTAGAGGAAACCCGGGCGCGGGTTGCGGCTACTGGAGTGCAAGTGGAGCTTGCCCAGGCCACAGCTGAACTCGAAGCTGCGCGCACTCGTCTGGCGGCCAACTGGGGAAACCCACAGCCACGCTTTGAGCGAGTACTAGAGCCGGCAGAGGCAGTACCTCCGCTTCCCGAACTAGCTGAGCTTTATAGCCGCTTGAGCGATTCCGCTCAACTAACCCGCGCGCGTCGGGAAGCAGAAAGACGTCGGGCTGCGTTGGAGCTGGAAAGGACGAATCGCTTTTCTAACGTGACGGTTAGCGTAGGTGCCCAACGCTCAGATGAATATAACGGCACGCTGGGACTGGTGAGTATCTCGATGCCCCTGCCGTTGTTTGATCGAAACCAAGGCAACATCGGAGCAGCGCAGGAACGGGCCTACCAGGCGCAGGACGAGCTCAACGCCGTCCATATACGCCTGAAAAGCGAACTTTCCCAAGCGCACATGCGGCTGCGCACTGCCCGCCAGCAGTTTGAACTGTTGCGCAACGACATGCTCCCCAGTGCCCAAAGCGCTTATGAAGCTGCCAACAAGGGGTTCGAACTTGGAAAGTTCACGTTCCTTGACGTACTGGATGCTCAACGCACGCTTTTCCAAGCCCGATCTCAGTATCTGTCTGCGCTATCACAAGCTAACCAGGCGGCGGCAGAAATCTCGCGAATTGTCGGCGATGGGTCGGCCGTTATCACCTCGGCCACTCAGCCATAA
- a CDS encoding IS30-like element ISPsp7 family transposase — protein MSYTELSVEERATIQIGRTQGFSLRRIACLINRSPSTISRELRRNRGACGGYSARLAQQQMQARRQVCRPMRKLLPGSERFELVTHMLRERLSPEQIAGKLRSMNIPNLRDAYVCRETIYNAIYALPVGELRKELIICLRQGKTTRRPRSGGVDRRGQIPEMVSIHVRPPEIEDRLMPGHWEGDLIKGKANASSVGTLVERTSGYLMLVKMNDATATSALEGFSAALNSMPLEMRKSMTYDQGREMARHAEITQRTGVAIYFCDPHSPWQRGSNENINGLIRQYLPKGTDLSVHSQEELDAIALQLNMRPRKRFDFKCPIEVMGEVMQNAMAMRHDAPVSIQ, from the coding sequence ATGTCTTATACCGAACTCAGCGTTGAAGAGCGCGCCACCATTCAAATCGGTCGTACCCAAGGCTTCAGCCTGCGCAGGATTGCCTGCTTGATCAACCGATCCCCTTCGACCATCAGCCGTGAGCTGCGCCGTAACCGAGGTGCTTGCGGTGGCTACTCGGCCCGCCTGGCCCAGCAGCAAATGCAGGCCCGCCGCCAGGTTTGTCGACCGATGCGAAAACTGTTGCCGGGTAGCGAGCGCTTCGAACTGGTGACCCATATGCTGCGTGAGCGTTTGTCTCCCGAGCAGATTGCCGGCAAGCTGCGCAGCATGAACATACCCAACCTGCGAGATGCCTACGTCTGTCGCGAGACGATCTACAACGCGATCTATGCCCTGCCAGTGGGTGAGCTGCGTAAGGAGCTGATCATCTGTCTGCGCCAAGGCAAGACGACGCGCCGGCCGCGCTCTGGTGGCGTGGATCGGCGCGGCCAGATCCCCGAGATGGTCAGTATTCATGTGCGCCCGCCGGAGATTGAAGACAGGCTGATGCCGGGGCATTGGGAAGGCGACCTCATCAAGGGTAAGGCCAACGCCTCGTCCGTCGGTACGCTGGTGGAACGCACCAGTGGCTACCTGATGTTGGTGAAGATGAACGACGCGACGGCGACTTCGGCGCTGGAAGGCTTCAGCGCCGCGCTCAATAGCATGCCGCTGGAGATGCGCAAGAGCATGACTTACGACCAGGGCCGGGAGATGGCGCGACACGCCGAGATCACCCAAAGAACCGGCGTGGCGATCTACTTCTGCGACCCGCACAGCCCCTGGCAGCGCGGCAGCAACGAAAACATCAACGGCCTGATTCGCCAGTACTTGCCCAAGGGCACAGACCTGTCGGTACATAGCCAGGAGGAGCTGGACGCCATTGCGCTGCAACTGAACATGCGACCGCGCAAGCGCTTCGACTTCAAATGCCCCATCGAGGTGATGGGAGAGGTCATGCAAAATGCCATGGCAATGCGGCATGATGCTCCGGTTTCAATTCAATAA
- a CDS encoding OprD family porin, whose translation MSKMAVFSLTALSLALGSAPVFAQSETAEGFIEGSTLSLINRNYYFNRDFRDGESATGNGYSEEWAHGLMAFFESGYTQGSVGIGVDAFAMLGLKLDSGSGRSGAGGTVDLLPYNSAGDAEDDFSRVGGAVKARFLGTEIKAGDVFPATPVVHFGDARLLPESFKGVTVVNNSLDDLTLQGGRLHAMSQPNTSNTNDDFVTFYGGGVDSPWLGYAGGDYSVNENLSLSLYTSRLKDAWNQHYFGLSATYPLSDVVALLGSFNYYKATDEGRELLGEFNNNIWSSSLGVAFGAHTVTASYQRNNGNNDFDYLRQADSIYLNNSIQYSDFNSPKEQSWMLRYDLNMAGYGIPGLTFMTRYARGWGADYSNANEVYMRQDDNGAPLSGQKRWERDVEARYVVQTGSFKDLSLRVRQATTRATAFESDLNEVRFIAEYPLSIL comes from the coding sequence ATGAGCAAAATGGCCGTTTTTTCACTAACAGCCCTTTCACTGGCATTGGGCAGCGCCCCGGTCTTTGCCCAATCGGAAACAGCGGAGGGCTTCATCGAAGGCAGCACGCTATCGCTGATAAATCGCAACTATTATTTCAATCGAGATTTTCGCGACGGTGAGAGTGCGACCGGCAATGGCTACTCTGAGGAGTGGGCTCACGGGCTGATGGCCTTCTTCGAGTCCGGATATACCCAAGGCTCGGTGGGGATCGGCGTCGACGCCTTCGCCATGCTCGGCCTCAAGCTCGATTCTGGATCAGGACGTTCCGGTGCTGGCGGAACCGTCGATCTTCTCCCCTACAATAGCGCCGGCGATGCCGAGGATGACTTTTCTCGAGTAGGGGGGGCCGTGAAAGCACGGTTCTTGGGCACCGAGATCAAGGCAGGCGATGTATTTCCCGCTACTCCTGTCGTGCACTTTGGTGACGCACGGCTGCTGCCGGAGTCTTTCAAGGGTGTCACCGTTGTGAACAACTCGCTGGACGACCTCACCCTCCAGGGCGGCCGCCTGCACGCGATGAGCCAGCCCAATACCAGCAACACGAACGATGACTTCGTCACGTTTTATGGCGGCGGCGTCGACTCGCCTTGGCTCGGCTACGCAGGCGGCGACTATAGCGTCAACGAAAATCTTAGTCTTAGCCTGTATACCAGCCGGCTCAAGGATGCCTGGAACCAACATTACTTCGGTCTATCGGCCACCTATCCGCTTTCCGATGTCGTCGCGTTGCTGGGCAGTTTCAACTACTACAAGGCAACCGACGAAGGCCGCGAGTTGCTGGGCGAGTTCAACAACAACATCTGGAGCTCCAGCCTGGGTGTCGCCTTCGGCGCGCACACCGTCACGGCGTCGTATCAGCGAAACAACGGTAACAACGACTTTGACTACTTGCGCCAGGCGGACTCGATCTACCTGAATAACTCCATCCAGTACAGTGATTTCAACTCACCTAAAGAGCAGTCCTGGATGCTGCGTTATGACCTGAACATGGCGGGTTACGGCATACCTGGGCTTACGTTCATGACTCGCTACGCCCGCGGCTGGGGCGCCGATTACAGCAACGCAAATGAGGTATATATGCGCCAAGACGATAACGGCGCGCCTCTGTCCGGACAGAAGCGCTGGGAACGCGACGTCGAAGCACGCTACGTTGTACAGACAGGCTCGTTCAAGGACCTCTCTCTGCGGGTGCGCCAGGCTACAACACGGGCGACTGCTTTCGAGTCCGACCTCAATGAGGTTCGATTCATCGCCGAGTACCCGCTCTCGATCCTGTGA
- a CDS encoding heavy metal response regulator transcription factor, with protein sequence MRILVVEDEIKAAEYLQQGLIECGYIVDCVSDGLDGFHLALQNDYDIVLLDVNLPNMDGWEVLELIRRRKQTRVIMLTANGRLEQKVRGLELGADDYLVKPFQFPELLARIRSLLRRGEAVALPSNLRVADLELDPSRHRAYRNGQRIDLTSKEFALLHLLMRRTGEVLTRTEITALVWDINFDCDTNVVDVAIRRLRMKVDEPFGDRLIHTIRGVGYVLEARP encoded by the coding sequence ATGCGCATTCTGGTTGTAGAAGACGAGATCAAAGCTGCGGAATATCTGCAGCAGGGTCTTATCGAATGTGGGTACATCGTCGATTGCGTAAGTGATGGGCTAGATGGATTTCACCTGGCACTGCAGAACGACTATGACATCGTGCTACTGGATGTGAATCTGCCAAACATGGATGGGTGGGAGGTGCTCGAACTCATCAGGCGGCGTAAGCAGACACGCGTCATCATGCTGACCGCCAATGGTCGCTTAGAGCAAAAAGTCCGCGGTTTGGAGCTGGGTGCTGATGACTATCTGGTCAAGCCGTTTCAGTTCCCTGAGCTGCTCGCTCGTATCCGGTCACTGTTGCGGCGAGGCGAGGCAGTCGCACTTCCAAGCAACCTGCGTGTAGCCGACCTCGAACTGGACCCAAGCCGGCATCGGGCCTACCGGAATGGTCAGCGTATTGATCTCACCAGCAAAGAATTTGCGTTATTGCATCTGCTCATGCGCCGGACTGGCGAAGTCCTCACGCGTACCGAAATAACTGCCCTGGTGTGGGACATCAACTTCGACTGCGACACCAATGTGGTGGATGTTGCGATTCGTCGCCTGCGGATGAAAGTGGACGAACCCTTCGGCGATCGCCTGATACACACCATCCGGGGTGTGGGCTACGTGCTGGAGGCGCGGCCTTGA